The Streptomyces sp. NBC_01775 genome includes a region encoding these proteins:
- a CDS encoding cytochrome P450, whose amino-acid sequence MTNTMAIPTVDGSRLTGSMNALRRDPLGTYLRARRDHGDVVRFAAGPPGLRQEIFAVFSAEGAQQLLARSVGFRKEDSFYDEIRTLFGNGLLTSQDDDYLRQRRFIQPLFTRRKVNLYAATMCEEVLRMLARWRDPDHGRSTIDIAHEMTRLTQRITMRVLFGGASKEAGEVVDRCFPILGTYMLKRAFAPLSIPRSWPTPANRRAMSARRELYGVCDRIIRERGAMDSDNDLLGLLLNADDATGDRFSSEEVRDQVLVFFLAGHETTATAMKFALHLLARSPEVQARARDEVDRVLGSRPPAVEDFDRLEYVQMVLKEAMRLYPSAPGITRRATAETEVSGYLIPAGATVFLSPWVTHRHPAYWKDPGVFAPERFLPEEEAERPRYAWFPFGGGPRACIGQYFGMLESVLAVAAALQKFELEAVDTEVRLVQKMLLQTEGPVRCRVTPR is encoded by the coding sequence ATGACAAACACCATGGCGATCCCCACCGTTGACGGCTCCCGGCTGACCGGCTCCATGAACGCACTGCGCCGCGACCCTCTGGGTACCTACCTGCGGGCCCGGCGCGACCATGGCGACGTGGTGCGGTTCGCTGCCGGGCCGCCCGGCCTGCGGCAGGAGATCTTCGCTGTCTTCTCGGCAGAGGGCGCCCAGCAGCTCCTGGCCCGGTCGGTGGGGTTCCGTAAAGAAGACTCCTTCTACGACGAGATCCGTACCCTCTTCGGGAACGGCCTTCTGACCAGCCAGGACGACGATTACCTACGCCAGCGCCGGTTCATCCAGCCGCTGTTCACCCGCCGGAAGGTCAACCTCTACGCAGCCACGATGTGCGAGGAGGTGCTGCGCATGCTGGCTCGGTGGAGGGACCCGGACCACGGCCGCAGCACCATCGACATCGCCCACGAAATGACGCGGCTGACGCAACGCATCACGATGCGCGTGCTGTTCGGTGGCGCGAGCAAGGAGGCCGGCGAGGTCGTCGACCGCTGTTTTCCGATACTGGGCACCTACATGCTCAAGCGGGCCTTCGCACCGCTGTCCATCCCGCGCAGCTGGCCCACCCCGGCCAACCGCAGAGCGATGAGCGCGCGCCGGGAGCTGTACGGCGTGTGCGACCGGATCATCCGTGAGCGCGGCGCCATGGACAGCGACAACGATCTCCTGGGACTCCTGCTGAACGCGGACGACGCCACCGGCGACCGGTTCTCCAGCGAGGAGGTCCGCGACCAGGTACTGGTCTTCTTCCTCGCCGGACACGAGACCACCGCGACAGCGATGAAGTTCGCGCTCCATCTGCTCGCCCGCTCCCCGGAGGTGCAAGCACGGGCCCGCGACGAGGTCGACCGCGTTCTGGGGTCGCGCCCGCCCGCGGTCGAGGACTTCGACCGACTGGAGTACGTCCAGATGGTGCTGAAGGAGGCCATGCGGCTGTATCCCTCCGCCCCGGGCATCACGAGGCGGGCAACGGCGGAGACGGAGGTCTCCGGCTATCTCATTCCCGCGGGCGCGACCGTCTTCCTCAGCCCGTGGGTCACCCACCGGCACCCCGCCTACTGGAAGGACCCCGGGGTCTTCGCACCCGAACGCTTCCTGCCCGAGGAGGAGGCCGAAAGACCCCGCTACGCGTGGTTCCCGTTCGGCGGCGGCCCCCGTGCCTGCATCGGGCAGTACTTCGGAATGCTGGAGAGCGTGCTCGCCGTTGCCGCGGCCCTCCAGAAGTTCGAGCTGGAAGCGGTGGACACCGAGGTACGGCTCGTCCAGAAGATGCTCCTCCAGACCGAGGGACCGGTCAGATGCCGGGTGACGCCACGGTGA
- a CDS encoding 3-hydroxyacyl-CoA dehydrogenase family protein, translating into MESEQFTHHLAVLGAGVMGTSITVTALGHGIPVCLVDLDDATLDRARARVAQELRHAQLLGALPAGRDPGALTTTTSFAEAADATAVIEAVTEVLEVKRKALMRASDLVRPGTPLISNTSGFPIGELADGISRAEDLVGTHFMNPSYLITMVEFVPGPHTSERTVTAARRLLEALGRRPVTVGDTAGFVTSRLLHPMINTAARLVAEGTATARTADLLMQGCLGHPTGPLRTADLIGLDNLVDSLNTLHERTGDPSCRPCDLLVAKVAAGELGRKSGRGFYQYNENGVELPEQPA; encoded by the coding sequence ATGGAGTCCGAGCAGTTCACGCACCATCTGGCCGTCCTCGGCGCCGGGGTGATGGGCACGAGCATCACGGTCACAGCCCTCGGGCACGGCATTCCCGTATGCCTCGTCGACCTCGACGACGCGACGTTGGACCGGGCGCGTGCCCGGGTCGCCCAGGAGCTGCGCCACGCGCAACTCCTGGGGGCGCTGCCGGCCGGACGCGACCCGGGCGCCCTCACCACCACGACGTCCTTCGCCGAGGCGGCGGACGCGACGGCCGTCATCGAAGCGGTCACAGAAGTGCTCGAAGTGAAGCGGAAGGCCCTGATGCGAGCGTCGGACCTGGTCCGGCCGGGGACACCGCTGATCTCGAACACCTCGGGGTTCCCCATCGGTGAACTCGCCGACGGCATCTCGCGCGCCGAGGACCTGGTCGGCACGCACTTCATGAACCCCAGCTACCTCATCACCATGGTCGAGTTCGTTCCCGGACCGCACACCTCCGAGCGCACCGTGACCGCCGCTCGCCGTCTCCTCGAGGCACTGGGCCGCAGGCCGGTCACCGTGGGGGACACCGCCGGCTTTGTCACCAGCCGTCTTCTCCACCCCATGATCAACACTGCCGCGCGGCTCGTCGCCGAGGGCACGGCCACCGCCCGGACCGCCGACCTCCTGATGCAGGGATGCCTGGGGCACCCCACCGGTCCGCTGCGCACCGCGGACCTCATCGGCCTGGACAACCTGGTCGACTCCCTCAACACCCTTCACGAGCGCACGGGTGACCCGTCCTGCCGGCCCTGCGATCTGCTGGTCGCGAAGGTCGCGGCGGGAGAACTGGGCCGGAAGTCGGGCCGCGGTTTCTACCAGTACAACGAGAACGGTGTCGAGCTGCCGGAGCAGCCCGCCTAG
- a CDS encoding FAD-dependent monooxygenase yields the protein MSSEETTDVLVIGAGPAGLTLANYLSLQGVSVRLLERAPGPPERLSSSVHGPGSEVMQRMGSLGNLPNETPMLTNATAHLGRQPIRLRYTTPGKVNLAPPMLINQGKIEAALREYWADRDGAVEWNSVLVDIEQDADRVTAVLSNGERVHASWLVGCDGPDSMVRKAAGISSIGRSSRYLMVDAHVNWDLDRNGLTGWLHPDGKIGAMPMVDPDGRNNLWRILALDPEQGTEKPDEDEIVSRVRTVLAERSPYGGVEFLDTTTKLTFVGQGRIVENYREGRVLVAGDAAHPHVPFGGPAIHTGMGDSENLAWKLALVIGGKAGEALLETYQGERRPIAEEIVLGKSAPSQIEKMRNPVVRVLRDHVVAPIVKTPGFDQLTTFSHAKLWETYRTGPLGGGARFAAKPRPGDTVGDLECVHSADRRRTRLYEQFHGRWVLLVPRGGADPCVDVVRQHLDDDQFVVLERKGAQSSGKKDQAAAREVWLIRPDGHLAWRGEPESPGLDEWLEGMLRYGRTNK from the coding sequence ATGAGCAGTGAAGAGACGACAGACGTACTGGTAATCGGCGCCGGGCCCGCGGGCTTGACCCTCGCCAATTACCTTTCCCTCCAGGGCGTATCGGTGCGCCTCTTGGAGCGGGCTCCCGGGCCGCCCGAGCGGCTGTCGAGTTCGGTCCACGGCCCGGGGTCGGAAGTCATGCAGCGCATGGGGTCGTTGGGCAATCTGCCCAACGAGACGCCCATGCTCACCAACGCCACCGCGCACCTGGGACGGCAGCCGATCAGGCTGCGCTACACCACGCCCGGCAAGGTCAACCTGGCTCCGCCGATGCTGATCAACCAGGGCAAGATCGAGGCAGCCTTGCGGGAGTACTGGGCCGACCGCGACGGAGCCGTGGAGTGGAACAGCGTCCTGGTCGACATCGAGCAGGACGCGGACCGCGTGACCGCGGTGCTGAGCAACGGTGAGCGCGTCCACGCGAGCTGGCTGGTCGGCTGCGACGGGCCCGACAGCATGGTCCGGAAGGCGGCCGGGATCAGCTCCATCGGCCGCAGCAGCCGCTACTTGATGGTCGACGCGCACGTCAACTGGGACCTCGACAGGAACGGGCTGACGGGCTGGCTCCACCCGGACGGAAAGATCGGGGCCATGCCGATGGTCGACCCCGACGGGCGCAACAACCTGTGGCGCATCCTGGCGCTCGACCCGGAACAGGGAACGGAGAAGCCCGACGAGGACGAGATCGTCTCCCGGGTGCGTACCGTGCTGGCCGAACGCTCCCCCTACGGGGGAGTGGAGTTCCTCGACACCACGACCAAGCTCACGTTCGTCGGGCAGGGCCGGATCGTGGAGAACTACCGTGAGGGCCGCGTGCTGGTGGCCGGTGACGCGGCCCACCCGCACGTTCCCTTCGGCGGTCCCGCCATCCACACCGGAATGGGCGACTCGGAGAACCTCGCCTGGAAGCTCGCGCTCGTGATCGGCGGCAAGGCCGGCGAGGCGCTGCTGGAGACCTACCAGGGCGAGCGGCGCCCCATCGCGGAGGAAATCGTCCTCGGCAAGTCGGCGCCCAGCCAGATCGAGAAGATGCGCAACCCGGTTGTCCGCGTCCTGCGGGACCACGTCGTGGCGCCCATCGTCAAGACGCCCGGGTTCGATCAGCTGACCACGTTCTCGCACGCGAAGCTGTGGGAGACCTATCGGACCGGCCCGCTGGGCGGTGGCGCCCGGTTCGCCGCCAAACCGCGGCCCGGCGACACCGTGGGCGACCTCGAATGCGTCCACTCGGCGGATCGCCGCCGTACCAGGCTGTACGAGCAGTTCCACGGCCGGTGGGTGCTGCTCGTACCCAGGGGCGGCGCCGACCCGTGTGTCGACGTGGTGCGGCAGCACCTGGACGACGACCAATTCGTGGTCCTGGAACGCAAGGGCGCTCAGTCGTCGGGCAAGAAGGACCAGGCCGCTGCCCGCGAGGTGTGGCTGATACGCCCGGACGGCCACCTGGCATGGCGCGGCGAACCCGAGTCGCCCGGTCTCGATGAGTGGCTGGAAGGCATGCTGAGGTACGGCCGGACGAACAAGTGA
- a CDS encoding cytochrome P450, giving the protein MSDTTAVPIGIPTDRERIFELPPELENLRERRPIGRMVYGDGHVGWLVTSYSLARTVLADSRFSSRADLARIPVKLSAEAEQARKDIPPGVFHRMDPPEHTRYRRLLVGHFTVRKMESLVPDVERVVEDRLTAVEQAGPPADLMRDFAKVVPLHVVSQVLGVPEDEHDRFVRHVSVLFDQESAAEDVAAATRAIHTQFLEFVDSKKRAGAQEDVLGHLAGSGELPDEEVATVGMVLLTAGYESTANMLALGLLALLEHPDQRAKALSDPDRLERAVEELLRYLSVTHIGPIRTALQDVELGGEKVKAGDSVSIALPAANRDPQQFACPAALDIDNSPVGHLAFGYGVHQCLGQHLARHILRTSYAAVFRRFPALRLAEAAEDLEVCAAKPVLGVSRLPVVW; this is encoded by the coding sequence TTGTCCGACACGACGGCAGTCCCCATCGGCATCCCCACCGACCGCGAGCGAATCTTCGAACTCCCCCCGGAACTTGAGAACTTGCGCGAGCGGCGGCCGATCGGCCGGATGGTCTACGGAGACGGGCATGTGGGCTGGCTCGTGACGAGCTACTCGTTGGCCCGCACGGTCCTCGCCGACAGCCGCTTCAGCAGCCGGGCCGACCTCGCCCGTATCCCCGTCAAGCTGTCCGCCGAGGCCGAACAGGCTCGCAAGGACATCCCGCCGGGTGTGTTCCACCGCATGGACCCACCGGAGCACACGAGGTACCGCCGGCTGCTCGTCGGGCATTTCACGGTGCGCAAGATGGAGTCGCTCGTGCCGGACGTGGAGCGGGTCGTCGAGGACCGGCTGACCGCCGTCGAGCAGGCGGGACCGCCGGCGGACCTGATGCGGGACTTCGCGAAAGTCGTGCCGCTCCACGTGGTCTCGCAGGTGCTGGGCGTCCCCGAGGACGAGCACGACCGCTTCGTGCGCCATGTCTCGGTCCTCTTCGACCAGGAATCGGCAGCCGAGGACGTCGCGGCGGCGACCCGGGCCATCCACACCCAGTTCCTGGAATTCGTCGACTCCAAGAAACGGGCGGGCGCCCAGGAAGACGTGCTCGGGCACCTCGCCGGCTCGGGCGAACTGCCCGACGAGGAGGTGGCCACCGTCGGCATGGTGCTGCTGACGGCGGGATACGAGTCGACGGCCAACATGCTTGCCCTCGGCCTGCTGGCGCTGCTGGAGCACCCGGATCAGCGGGCGAAGGCGCTTTCCGACCCCGACCGGCTGGAGCGGGCCGTCGAGGAACTGCTGCGCTACCTCAGCGTCACCCATATCGGCCCCATCCGCACCGCGTTGCAGGACGTCGAACTGGGCGGCGAGAAGGTCAAGGCGGGCGATTCGGTGTCCATCGCCCTGCCGGCGGCCAACCGGGACCCCCAGCAGTTCGCCTGCCCGGCCGCACTGGACATCGACAACTCGCCGGTCGGCCACCTCGCGTTCGGCTACGGCGTGCATCAGTGCCTCGGCCAGCATCTCGCGAGGCACATCCTCCGCACGAGTTACGCGGCGGTGTTCCGGAGGTTCCCCGCGCTGAGGCTGGCCGAGGCCGCGGAGGATCTCGAGGTATGCGCCGCCAAACCCGTACTCGGGGTGTCCCGCCTGCCCGTCGTGTGGTGA
- a CDS encoding phytoene desaturase family protein — translation MTGAVVVGAGPNGLAAAVTLARRGVKVTVLEAESEIGGGTRSGALTLPGLTHDHCAAVHPSGAGSPFLRSLAMERHGLEWAWPDVDLAHPLDRGDAAVMWRSLSRTAGDLGRDGPAWRRLFGPLAGSFDALAPDVMGPAVHVPAHPLAYARFGWFAAQPATLLARRWRTEKARALFAGAAAHLLARLDRPMSSSVGLFHLVAGHSVGWPVARGGSRSVTDALAAMLRALGGTIETDARVTSPAQLPRSDVVLLDLAPRAAAALLGDWLPPGVRRAYARWRHGPAAFTVHLAVEGGVPWTAEACRSAGTVHLGGTLEEIRHSEAQIARGRMPERPFVLLAQQYLADAGRSHGTIHPVDAYAHVPHGYRGDATEAVLRQLERFAPGARERVLATSVRSPAQLACDNTNFVGGDILTGANTPLQVALRPRPALDPYSTGVPGVFLCSAATPPGAGVHGMCGHRAARSALRFLETGEDGTVPG, via the coding sequence ATGACCGGCGCAGTCGTCGTGGGCGCGGGCCCCAACGGGCTGGCCGCGGCGGTGACCCTCGCTCGCCGCGGGGTGAAGGTGACCGTTCTGGAGGCCGAGAGCGAGATCGGCGGCGGGACCCGCAGCGGGGCGCTGACCCTCCCCGGACTGACGCACGACCACTGCGCCGCCGTGCACCCCTCCGGGGCAGGCTCCCCGTTCCTCCGCTCGCTCGCGATGGAGCGCCACGGCCTGGAGTGGGCATGGCCGGACGTCGACCTGGCCCATCCGCTGGATCGCGGCGACGCCGCGGTGATGTGGCGCTCCCTCTCCCGCACAGCCGGCGACCTGGGGCGGGACGGCCCCGCCTGGCGACGGCTGTTCGGCCCGCTGGCGGGTTCCTTCGACGCACTGGCACCGGACGTGATGGGGCCCGCCGTCCACGTGCCCGCGCATCCGCTCGCCTACGCGCGGTTCGGATGGTTCGCGGCGCAGCCCGCGACCCTCCTGGCCCGCCGCTGGCGGACCGAGAAGGCCCGTGCCCTGTTCGCCGGGGCAGCGGCCCACCTGCTGGCGCGGCTCGACCGGCCGATGAGTTCCTCGGTGGGCTTGTTCCACCTCGTGGCGGGGCACAGCGTGGGATGGCCGGTGGCCCGCGGCGGCAGCCGGTCGGTCACGGACGCGTTGGCCGCCATGCTCCGGGCCCTCGGCGGCACCATCGAAACGGACGCACGCGTCACCTCCCCGGCCCAACTGCCGCGCAGCGACGTCGTCCTCCTCGACCTCGCTCCCAGGGCCGCCGCCGCGCTGCTCGGTGACTGGCTGCCCCCCGGAGTGCGTCGCGCCTACGCACGCTGGAGACACGGGCCGGCGGCCTTCACGGTGCATCTGGCCGTGGAGGGCGGTGTGCCGTGGACCGCGGAGGCCTGCCGGAGCGCCGGGACGGTGCATCTGGGAGGCACGTTGGAGGAGATCCGGCACTCCGAGGCGCAGATCGCACGCGGGAGGATGCCCGAGCGTCCGTTCGTGCTGCTCGCCCAGCAGTACCTCGCCGACGCCGGCCGCTCCCACGGCACCATCCACCCGGTGGACGCCTACGCCCATGTGCCTCATGGCTATCGCGGTGACGCGACCGAAGCCGTTCTGCGGCAGCTGGAGCGGTTCGCACCGGGGGCACGGGAGCGGGTCCTCGCAACGAGTGTCCGCTCGCCGGCCCAACTGGCCTGTGACAACACCAACTTCGTCGGGGGCGACATCCTGACGGGGGCGAACACCCCGCTCCAGGTGGCGCTGCGCCCGCGTCCGGCACTCGACCCCTACAGCACCGGTGTGCCGGGGGTCTTCCTCTGCTCGGCCGCCACCCCGCCCGGAGCCGGAGTGCACGGCATGTGCGGTCACCGGGCGGCACGCTCCGCGTTGCGCTTCCTCGAAACCGGCGAAGACGGCACGGTACCTGGCTGA